A region of Vigna radiata var. radiata cultivar VC1973A unplaced genomic scaffold, Vradiata_ver6 scaffold_48, whole genome shotgun sequence DNA encodes the following proteins:
- the LOC106752876 gene encoding uncharacterized protein LOC106752876, whose amino-acid sequence MAKGSRGRHRIASRHFRMTPYPLAPCKRDICEDMCQKKCSKALEMKEWEDVTCSVCMEYPHNAVLLLCSSHDKGCRPYMCGTSFRYSNCLDQYKKAYTKVISSNGQPVQGTASVLQDTNLSLDKSEATELACPLCRGQVKGWTVVEHVRDFLNAKKRGCMQDGCSYVGNYKELRKHVRAEHPSARPRMVDPADEQKWRWLEWEREREDVISTVTSAMPGAVVFGDYVIEGHHNESDTDEEEGAGNAERNGRFQMGIEAMNFFLLLHAVRQGNEINNLGRRLRPELTTNRVAGQNVTDVLDISDEDNDNEGRYNEGDGGGVSLLSRLQRHGGGRVLLGRSGRRRRCREARARIGDS is encoded by the coding sequence ATGGCAAAAGGTAGCAGGGGAAGGCACAGGATTGCTTCTCGTCACTTCAGAATGACTCCATATCCACTAGCCCCTTGCAAAAGGGATATTTGTGAAGACATGTGCCAAAAGAAATGTTCCAAGGCTTTGGAAATGAAAGAGTGGGAAGATGTAACATGTTCTGTGTGTATGGAATATCCACACAATgctgttcttcttctttgttcttcTCATGACAAGGGTTGCCGTCCCTATATGTGTGGAACAAGCTTTCGTTATTCCAATTGCCTTGATCAGTACAAGAAAGCTTATACTAAAGTAATTTCATCTAATGGGCAACCTGTGCAAGGCACTGCAAGTGTGCTACAAGACACAAACTTGTCTCTTGACAAGAGCGAAGCCACAGAGCTTGCGTGTCCTCTGTGCAGGGGGCAGGTGAAAGGTTGGACAGTCGTGGAACATGTTCGGGATTTCCTCAATGCTAAGAAAAGAGGCTGCATGCAGGATGGATGCTCATATGTGGGGAACTATAAGGAGTTGAGGAAGCATGTACGTGCAGAGCATCCCTCGGCACGCCCTCGGATGGTGGATCCTGCTGATGAACAGAAATGGAGATGGCTTGAGTGGGAACGTGAAAGAGAAGATGTTATCAGCACAGTAACATCGGCAATGCCTGGGGCAGTAGTTTTTGGAGATTATGTTATAGAAGGTCACCATAATGAATCTGATACAGATGAAGAAGAGGGTGCAGGTAATGCagaaagaaatggaagatttcaGATGGGTATTGAGGCAATGAATTTCTTCCTCTTGTTGCATGCAGTCCGTCAAGGGAATGAAATTAACAACCTTGGTAGGCGGCTAAGGCCCGAGCTGACCACCAACAGGGTTGCAGGTCAGAATGTGACTGACGTGCTGGATATTTCAGATGAAGACAATGATAATGAGGGCAGGTACAATGaaggtgatggtggtggtgtaTCTTTGCTTAGTCGTCTCCAACGCCATGGTGGCGGCAGAGTTTTATTGGGTCGTTCCGGTAGGAGGCGTAGATGTAGAGAAGCACGTGCAAGGATTGGAGATAGTTGA